Proteins from a single region of Companilactobacillus farciminis KCTC 3681 = DSM 20184:
- a CDS encoding RNA-binding protein has product MDDKNTIIGGGYFRPEEKPFIDKISDILLKAQTMYTPQLTDFLNLREQTILNNLINKYDDLYVHYFGGFGNAERVRGIVAPDYFVPQDSDFGIAMYEIRYPEKFANLHHGQILGSLTGSGVERDRFGDIITDGENWQFFVFDSMSEYIEEQVKKIDPYKIHLIKKDFSEVLLPKDESVDETVLVQSLRLDSIISTVYDLSRQNSKALVDHGKVQINWVVNKNASAFIAITDTLSVRGFGRIRINDIMGRSKNSKYILLVNIFKK; this is encoded by the coding sequence ATGGATGATAAAAATACAATCATTGGCGGCGGCTATTTTCGTCCAGAAGAAAAGCCGTTCATTGATAAAATAAGCGATATTTTATTAAAAGCTCAAACGATGTATACACCGCAATTGACTGATTTTTTGAATCTGCGTGAACAAACAATTTTGAATAACCTGATCAATAAGTATGACGACTTGTACGTCCATTACTTCGGGGGTTTTGGAAATGCTGAAAGAGTCAGGGGGATAGTTGCTCCTGACTATTTTGTACCGCAGGATTCAGATTTTGGGATTGCCATGTATGAAATACGTTATCCAGAAAAGTTTGCTAATTTACATCACGGTCAAATATTAGGCTCATTAACAGGTTCAGGCGTAGAACGTGACCGTTTTGGAGACATAATTACCGATGGTGAAAATTGGCAATTTTTTGTATTTGATTCAATGAGTGAATACATTGAGGAACAAGTGAAAAAGATTGATCCTTACAAGATTCATTTGATTAAAAAAGATTTTTCTGAGGTTCTTTTGCCTAAAGATGAATCAGTCGATGAAACAGTCCTTGTGCAGTCATTACGCTTGGACTCGATTATTTCGACGGTTTATGATTTGTCGCGACAAAATTCTAAAGCCTTGGTGGATCACGGTAAGGTCCAAATAAATTGGGTCGTAAATAAGAATGCGTCTGCGTTTATTGCCATTACTGATACTCTAAGTGTTAGAGGCTTTGGTCGTATTCGAATCAATGATATTATGGGTCGATCAAAGAACAGCAAGTACATCTTGCTCGTTAATATCTTTAAGAAATAG
- the murG gene encoding undecaprenyldiphospho-muramoylpentapeptide beta-N-acetylglucosaminyltransferase, whose product MRIIVSGGGTGGHIYPAMALIKRLQERDMIEDVLYVGTEKGLESKIVKNAGIAFKTIEIQGFRRKLSLDNLKTVKLFLSSIHKSRKIIKEFKPDIVVGTGGYVSSAIVYAAHTMHIPTVIHEQNTIAGVTNKFLAKFVDKIAIAFTEAADQFNEKKKIVFTGNPRAQEVVNIQKNDRLTEFGLEPNKDTVMIFGGSRGAKPINQAAIATMSKFVESDYQVLFVTGRVHYDGVIKLIDDKYLNSANVSVLPYIDNMPEILPDIKLIVGRSGATSIAEITALGIPAIFIPSPYVTHDHQTKNALSVAKVNAAVMIPEKDLTSDSLFKEINQIMSDTDLQQEMSNNSKKIGVPDATDRLIKVLVDLVNK is encoded by the coding sequence ATGCGCATAATTGTTTCTGGTGGTGGTACCGGAGGACATATTTACCCAGCAATGGCCTTAATTAAGCGTCTACAAGAACGTGACATGATTGAGGATGTTTTATACGTTGGGACAGAAAAAGGCCTAGAAAGCAAAATTGTTAAGAACGCGGGCATTGCTTTTAAGACAATTGAGATTCAAGGTTTTAGACGTAAATTAAGTCTTGATAATTTGAAGACAGTTAAATTGTTCTTATCAAGTATTCATAAATCTCGTAAGATCATCAAAGAATTTAAACCAGATATCGTTGTTGGTACTGGTGGCTATGTCTCTAGTGCTATTGTTTATGCAGCCCACACTATGCACATACCAACAGTGATTCATGAACAAAATACGATTGCCGGCGTTACTAATAAGTTCTTAGCCAAATTTGTCGATAAGATTGCGATTGCTTTTACAGAAGCAGCGGACCAATTCAACGAGAAGAAAAAAATCGTCTTTACTGGTAACCCTAGAGCTCAAGAAGTAGTCAATATTCAAAAAAATGATCGTTTAACTGAGTTTGGTTTAGAGCCAAATAAAGATACGGTCATGATCTTTGGTGGTTCCAGAGGAGCTAAGCCAATTAATCAAGCTGCAATCGCAACGATGTCTAAATTTGTTGAGAGCGACTACCAAGTGCTGTTCGTAACGGGTCGAGTACATTATGACGGCGTTATTAAATTGATCGATGACAAGTACCTAAATAGTGCAAATGTTTCGGTATTACCATATATTGATAATATGCCTGAAATTTTACCTGATATTAAGCTGATCGTTGGTCGTAGTGGTGCTACTAGTATTGCTGAAATAACGGCACTAGGAATTCCGGCAATTTTCATTCCTAGTCCTTACGTAACGCATGATCATCAGACGAAGAATGCATTGTCAGTCGCTAAGGTCAATGCTGCAGTCATGATTCCAGAAAAGGATTTGACTTCTGATAGTCTGTTCAAAGAAATCAATCAAATTATGAGCGACACCGATTTGCAACAAGAAATGTCAAACAATTCTAAGAAAATTGGTGTTCCTGATGCAACTGACCGCTTGATCAAAGTTTTGGTCGACTTAGTAAATAAGTAA
- the ftsZ gene encoding cell division protein FtsZ, whose protein sequence is MEYTLDSSQNKGAVIKVIGVGGAGGNAVNRMVEADIKGVQFIAANTDVQALENSNAETKIQLGPKLTRGLGAGSNPEVGQKAAQESEEAIKEALEGADMIFVTAGMGGGTGTGAAPIVANIAKESGALTVGVVTRPFAFEGAKRSRFAADGITELKKDVDTLVLISNSKLLEIVDKKTPMNEAFSVADDVLRQGVQSISDLITSPGFVNLDFADVKTVMSDQGSALMGIGTANGENRITEATKKAISSPLLEVSIDGAKQVLLNITGGPDLSLFEAQDAAQIVSEQATSDVNIIFGTSIDDTLGDQVKVTVIATGVESGDKKKEPARRPLHNPRATLDNSKKPEEQAQAKPQAKPSNDPLADWDINRDASKNSNVSGEKGDFEIFQKPETIDLSDDDDDSTPPIFKRRNKK, encoded by the coding sequence ATGGAATATACTTTAGACTCAAGCCAAAACAAGGGAGCGGTAATTAAAGTTATCGGTGTCGGTGGTGCCGGCGGAAATGCTGTTAATCGAATGGTTGAAGCAGATATCAAAGGTGTTCAATTCATCGCTGCTAATACTGATGTTCAAGCTCTAGAAAATTCAAATGCTGAAACTAAGATTCAATTAGGACCCAAATTGACAAGAGGATTAGGTGCTGGTTCGAATCCTGAGGTTGGACAAAAAGCTGCTCAAGAAAGTGAAGAAGCCATTAAAGAAGCTCTTGAAGGCGCAGATATGATTTTTGTCACTGCCGGAATGGGTGGTGGAACTGGTACTGGTGCTGCTCCTATCGTTGCAAACATTGCTAAAGAAAGTGGTGCTTTGACAGTCGGCGTTGTTACACGTCCATTTGCTTTCGAAGGTGCTAAGCGTTCACGTTTTGCCGCTGATGGAATTACTGAGCTTAAAAAAGATGTTGATACATTAGTTTTGATTTCTAACAGCAAACTATTGGAAATCGTTGATAAGAAGACACCAATGAACGAAGCCTTCAGTGTAGCTGATGATGTTTTACGTCAAGGTGTTCAAAGCATCTCAGATTTGATCACATCACCTGGTTTCGTTAACTTGGACTTTGCCGATGTTAAGACAGTTATGTCAGATCAAGGTTCTGCTTTGATGGGTATTGGTACAGCTAATGGCGAAAACAGAATTACTGAAGCTACTAAGAAAGCTATTTCTTCACCATTGCTTGAAGTTTCAATTGACGGTGCTAAACAAGTTCTTCTTAATATTACTGGTGGACCAGACTTATCACTATTTGAAGCACAAGATGCAGCGCAAATTGTTTCCGAACAAGCTACATCTGATGTTAATATTATCTTTGGTACTTCAATCGACGATACTTTAGGTGATCAAGTTAAGGTAACAGTTATTGCTACTGGTGTTGAAAGTGGCGACAAGAAGAAAGAACCAGCTAGACGTCCATTGCACAATCCAAGAGCTACTTTGGATAACAGCAAGAAGCCAGAGGAGCAAGCACAAGCAAAGCCTCAAGCTAAACCATCAAATGATCCTTTAGCAGATTGGGATATTAATCGTGATGCATCCAAGAACAGTAACGTTTCTGGCGAAAAGGGCGACTTTGAGATTTTCCAAAAACCAGAAACAATTGATTTAAGCGATGATGATGACGATTCAACTCCTCCAATTTTTAAGCGTCGTAACAAAAAATAA
- the ftsA gene encoding cell division protein FtsA produces MDNSEFFVGLDIGTNSIKVVVAESSDDRLSIVGVGSERSEGVSRGVIVDIDKAAGAIKKAIKKAETQANITIRNVVVGISANMLQIEKCQGMIAVGSQSKEINENDVRQVMLAAMVQNLPSEREVVSLIPKQFSVDGFTNIRDPRGMIGVRLEMTGIIYTAPKTIVHNTKKAIQKAGLNIIHKVISPMALSQVVLNDGESDFGAVIIDMGAGQTTASVVHDHNLKLSTVDFEGGDYVTHDISVVLNTTVENANQLKLYYGNASADKSDTEENINVEVVGKSEPTMISEEYLAEIIEARLNQVFTRLQAPLEEAGALSLPGGIVLTGGVAATPNIEDLARKIFDVKVRSYVPTQMGMRYPSYSLGLGLVTYASRLNDIGVIADNVVNGATVSNSRPQPTAPEPQPEQTVDTTQEDQPTEEETPEPKEKKTSKFKDFWSRFFD; encoded by the coding sequence ATGGACAATTCTGAATTCTTTGTAGGTCTAGATATTGGTACTAATTCGATAAAAGTAGTCGTTGCTGAATCGTCAGATGATAGATTGAGTATCGTGGGCGTTGGAAGCGAACGTTCTGAAGGAGTTAGCCGTGGCGTTATAGTCGATATAGACAAAGCGGCAGGAGCTATCAAAAAAGCCATTAAAAAGGCCGAAACACAAGCAAATATAACCATTCGTAACGTTGTAGTCGGTATATCGGCAAACATGTTACAGATTGAGAAATGCCAAGGGATGATAGCAGTTGGTTCTCAGTCAAAAGAAATCAATGAAAATGATGTCAGACAAGTAATGCTGGCCGCTATGGTCCAAAACTTACCTAGTGAAAGAGAAGTAGTTTCTCTAATACCTAAACAATTTTCCGTTGATGGCTTCACTAATATTCGTGATCCACGTGGAATGATTGGCGTTCGTTTGGAAATGACGGGAATCATTTACACAGCGCCAAAAACAATCGTACATAATACTAAAAAGGCCATTCAAAAGGCCGGTCTAAATATTATTCATAAAGTAATCTCTCCAATGGCATTGAGTCAGGTGGTATTAAATGACGGTGAAAGTGATTTCGGAGCCGTTATCATCGATATGGGAGCTGGTCAAACGACTGCTTCTGTTGTCCATGATCACAACTTGAAATTGTCAACTGTAGATTTTGAAGGTGGAGATTATGTCACGCATGATATTTCCGTCGTCTTGAATACGACAGTTGAAAATGCCAACCAATTAAAACTTTATTACGGTAATGCATCAGCTGATAAATCAGATACTGAAGAAAACATTAACGTAGAAGTAGTTGGTAAGAGTGAACCAACCATGATTTCAGAAGAATATTTAGCTGAGATCATTGAAGCTAGATTGAACCAAGTCTTTACGAGATTGCAAGCACCGCTAGAAGAGGCTGGAGCTTTATCACTTCCGGGTGGTATTGTTTTGACTGGTGGTGTAGCAGCAACTCCTAACATCGAAGATCTTGCACGAAAGATTTTTGACGTTAAGGTAAGAAGCTATGTGCCTACACAAATGGGTATGCGCTATCCTTCTTACTCGTTAGGGTTAGGATTAGTTACTTATGCTTCAAGATTGAATGACATTGGAGTAATTGCTGACAATGTTGTCAATGGTGCTACTGTGTCAAATAGTAGACCTCAACCGACTGCTCCAGAACCACAACCAGAGCAAACGGTTGATACGACTCAAGAGGACCAACCAACTGAAGAAGAGACGCCAGAACCAAAGGAAAAGAAGACGTCGAAGTTCAAGGACTTTTGGAGTAGATTTTTTGATTAG
- the ileS gene encoding isoleucine--tRNA ligase, which produces MRVKDTLNLGKTKFPMRGNLPNKEAEWEKAWEENKIYEKRQKLNEGKPTFELLDGPPFANGDIHMGHALNKISKDIIVRYKSMDGFRSPYVPGWDTHGLPIEQQLAKKGVKRKEMTMSEYRQLCYEFAEGEIKKQMAGFKRLGVSADWDHPYITYQKEFEEAEVKVFGEMVDKGYIYRGKKPVYWSPSSESTLAEAEVEYKDIKSPSIFVAFKVRDGKGVVDDDASFIIWTTTPWTIPSNKAICVNPKFIYAEVNADGKKYVVAQERIQYVQEELGWENVEILKTFKGSELEYVTATHPFYDQESLLILGNHVTLDDGTGLVHTAPGFGADDFVVGMKYKLPVFSPIDAQGKFTDEVPEYQGVFYDDANKLITERMKENGSLLKLSFFTHSYPHDWRTKKPVIFRATPQWFASIDKFRQQILDAIDKIDFKPAWGKTRLYNMIRDRGDWVISRQRAWGVPLPIFYAENGDPIMTKETVDHVAELFGKYGSNVWFERDAKDLLPEGYTNAGSPNGKFTKETDILDVWFDSGTVHAGVAKTRDNLTFPADLILEGSDQYRGWFNSMLVTSVAAFGEAGYKSILSQGFTLDKNGVKMSKSLGNVIAPSDIERQFGAEIIRLWVASVDSSSDVSVSVDSFKQVSETYRKIRNTIRFMLANTTDFDPETNAVSYDDLRPEDKYIKVKLNNLVKEVLSDYDKYDFADVAKNVVSFIVNEMSTFYLDFAKDVVYIDAEDAHSRRSMQTVIYETVVKLAKLLTPILPHTMEQVWEYLKEPEEFVQLAEMPAVEEIPDEAEIQKDWQVFMDFRDNVLKSLEVARADKLIGKSLEAKVTVHPSDELKAVLDKIDSNFGQLLIVSQFELVDAAPENADKYELADVLVQKAEGEVCQRCRMIKTDVGSDSNYPTFCARCAKIVAEEYPETKAEGFDD; this is translated from the coding sequence ATGCGAGTAAAAGATACTCTAAACTTAGGTAAAACTAAGTTTCCAATGCGTGGTAACCTTCCAAACAAAGAAGCGGAATGGGAAAAGGCTTGGGAAGAAAACAAAATTTATGAAAAGCGTCAAAAATTAAACGAAGGTAAACCAACTTTCGAATTATTGGATGGACCTCCATTTGCTAATGGTGACATTCACATGGGACATGCTTTGAACAAGATTTCAAAGGATATCATCGTGCGTTACAAGTCAATGGACGGCTTCCGTTCACCTTACGTTCCTGGTTGGGATACTCATGGTCTTCCAATCGAACAACAACTTGCTAAAAAAGGTGTTAAACGTAAGGAAATGACAATGAGCGAATATCGTCAATTGTGTTACGAATTCGCTGAAGGTGAAATCAAGAAACAAATGGCTGGTTTCAAACGCTTAGGTGTTTCAGCTGATTGGGATCACCCATACATTACATATCAAAAAGAATTTGAAGAAGCCGAAGTTAAAGTCTTTGGTGAAATGGTTGACAAAGGTTATATCTATCGTGGTAAGAAACCAGTTTATTGGTCACCATCTTCAGAATCAACTCTAGCTGAAGCCGAAGTTGAATATAAAGATATCAAGTCACCATCAATTTTCGTAGCTTTCAAAGTCCGCGATGGTAAAGGTGTTGTTGACGATGATGCATCATTCATTATTTGGACAACTACTCCTTGGACAATTCCATCAAACAAGGCTATCTGTGTGAACCCTAAGTTCATCTATGCTGAAGTTAACGCTGATGGTAAGAAATACGTTGTGGCTCAAGAAAGAATCCAATACGTTCAAGAAGAATTAGGTTGGGAAAACGTTGAAATCCTTAAGACATTCAAAGGTTCAGAGTTGGAATACGTTACAGCAACACATCCATTCTACGACCAAGAATCACTTTTGATCTTAGGTAACCACGTAACGCTTGATGATGGTACTGGTTTAGTTCATACAGCTCCTGGATTTGGTGCCGATGACTTTGTTGTTGGTATGAAATACAAGTTGCCAGTCTTCTCACCAATCGATGCTCAAGGTAAATTCACTGATGAAGTACCTGAATATCAAGGTGTCTTCTACGATGACGCTAACAAGTTGATTACAGAACGTATGAAGGAAAACGGCTCACTCTTGAAGTTGAGTTTCTTCACTCACAGTTATCCACATGATTGGCGTACTAAGAAACCAGTTATTTTCCGTGCTACACCACAGTGGTTTGCTTCAATCGATAAATTCAGACAACAAATTCTTGATGCTATCGACAAGATCGACTTCAAGCCAGCTTGGGGTAAAACTCGTCTTTACAACATGATTCGTGACCGTGGCGACTGGGTAATTTCTAGACAACGTGCTTGGGGTGTTCCACTACCAATTTTCTATGCTGAAAATGGCGACCCTATCATGACTAAAGAAACTGTTGATCACGTAGCTGAATTGTTCGGTAAATATGGTTCTAACGTTTGGTTTGAAAGAGATGCTAAGGATCTTCTTCCAGAAGGCTATACTAATGCCGGTTCACCAAATGGTAAATTCACTAAGGAAACAGATATCTTGGACGTTTGGTTCGACTCTGGGACAGTTCATGCGGGAGTTGCGAAAACTCGTGATAATCTAACTTTCCCAGCTGATTTGATTCTTGAAGGTTCTGACCAATATCGTGGTTGGTTCAATTCAATGTTAGTAACATCAGTTGCTGCATTTGGTGAAGCTGGATACAAGTCAATTCTTTCACAAGGTTTCACTTTGGATAAGAATGGCGTTAAGATGAGTAAATCACTCGGTAACGTTATTGCTCCTAGTGATATCGAAAGACAATTTGGTGCTGAAATTATCCGTCTATGGGTTGCTTCAGTTGATTCAAGTTCTGATGTTTCTGTTTCAGTTGACTCATTCAAACAAGTTTCTGAAACTTACCGTAAGATCAGAAATACTATCAGATTTATGTTAGCTAACACAACTGACTTTGATCCTGAGACTAATGCCGTTAGTTACGATGATCTTCGTCCAGAAGACAAGTACATCAAGGTTAAGTTGAACAACTTAGTTAAAGAAGTTCTAAGTGACTATGACAAGTATGACTTTGCTGACGTGGCTAAGAATGTCGTTAGTTTCATCGTCAATGAAATGTCTACTTTCTACTTAGACTTTGCTAAGGATGTTGTTTATATCGATGCTGAAGATGCACATTCACGTCGTTCAATGCAAACTGTTATTTACGAAACAGTTGTTAAACTAGCTAAGTTATTGACACCAATCCTTCCACATACAATGGAACAAGTTTGGGAATACCTCAAGGAGCCAGAAGAATTCGTTCAATTAGCTGAAATGCCAGCTGTTGAAGAAATCCCTGATGAAGCAGAAATTCAAAAGGATTGGCAAGTATTCATGGACTTTAGAGATAATGTCTTGAAGTCACTTGAAGTTGCCCGTGCAGACAAATTGATTGGTAAATCACTTGAAGCTAAGGTTACTGTACATCCTAGTGATGAACTAAAAGCAGTTCTTGACAAGATTGATAGCAACTTTGGTCAATTGTTGATCGTTTCTCAATTTGAATTAGTTGATGCAGCACCAGAAAATGCTGACAAGTATGAATTAGCTGATGTCTTAGTTCAAAAGGCTGAAGGCGAAGTTTGTCAAAGATGTCGTATGATCAAGACTGATGTTGGTAGCGACAGTAATTATCCAACATTCTGTGCTAGATGTGCTAAAATTGTTGCTGAAGAGTATCCAGAAACAAAGGCTGAAGGCTTTGATGATTAG
- a CDS encoding YggT family protein yields the protein MDRIVSGLPFIISLAFEFYEFIIFLYCILSFIPSLYNSAFGSLIVRAVDPFLNLIRRFIPTSIGFLDFSPIVALILIRLLQKAIFLII from the coding sequence ATGGATCGAATTGTAAGTGGACTGCCGTTCATTATTAGTTTGGCTTTCGAATTCTATGAATTTATAATTTTTTTGTATTGTATATTGTCTTTTATACCTTCATTGTATAATTCAGCTTTCGGAAGTTTGATAGTTAGAGCAGTAGATCCATTCTTGAACTTAATTAGAAGATTTATTCCTACTAGTATAGGTTTTCTAGATTTTTCTCCAATAGTTGCACTGATATTGATTCGATTATTGCAGAAAGCGATATTTTTAATAATTTAA
- a CDS encoding DivIVA domain-containing protein — protein MVLSPVEIQDKEFDSKFRGYDRDQVDSFLKQAAQDYNLALQKNAQLEKELKETSEQLKYFTDMKDALNQSILVAQEAAEKVKNESEQEAQIIVEESQKKARDLLNQSTEKSNQILQDASDRARQVTIETDNLKKSVNSFRQGLQGMLKQQLDMVDSPEWSKLNDSTSTDKLKQEVGDHSDVDTGANYQNNQQKNSQDYENNQESVFNSDQMNYNDNYQDDQPDETYTINHQQNEPTFNFSDDKSGDDPKK, from the coding sequence ATGGTATTGTCACCAGTAGAAATACAGGATAAAGAATTTGATAGTAAATTTCGAGGCTATGACCGCGACCAAGTTGATAGTTTTTTGAAACAAGCAGCTCAAGACTATAATTTAGCTCTCCAAAAAAATGCTCAACTAGAAAAAGAGCTCAAAGAGACTTCAGAACAGTTGAAATACTTTACTGATATGAAGGATGCTTTGAATCAATCTATTTTGGTGGCTCAAGAGGCCGCTGAGAAGGTTAAAAATGAATCTGAACAAGAAGCCCAGATCATTGTAGAAGAGTCTCAAAAGAAAGCTCGTGACTTGTTGAACCAATCAACTGAAAAGTCCAACCAAATTTTGCAAGACGCTTCTGATCGAGCACGCCAAGTGACAATTGAAACTGACAATCTTAAGAAGAGCGTCAATTCTTTCCGTCAAGGTTTGCAAGGCATGTTGAAACAACAATTAGATATGGTTGACAGTCCTGAATGGTCGAAACTTAATGACAGTACTTCTACTGACAAGTTAAAACAAGAAGTTGGCGATCATTCGGACGTTGATACAGGTGCCAATTATCAAAATAATCAACAAAAAAATTCACAAGATTATGAAAATAATCAAGAATCAGTTTTCAATTCAGATCAAATGAACTATAATGACAATTATCAGGATGACCAACCAGATGAAACATATACGATTAATCATCAACAAAATGAACCAACGTTCAATTTTTCTGATGATAAATCTGGTGATGATCCTAAAAAATAA
- a CDS encoding cell division protein SepF, which translates to MAFEKLGSFFGINDEDDFEEKKPEAEPKQENYANNEKVVSMSTASEARTKANSKIAIYQPRVYSDAKVIAKQLLNNKAVIVNFTNVNDQQSKRIVDFLTGAIYAINGEIKRVGDKIFLCTPPKFEIDGSIPDINE; encoded by the coding sequence ATGGCATTTGAAAAGTTAGGCAGTTTTTTTGGTATCAATGATGAAGACGACTTCGAAGAAAAGAAGCCAGAAGCAGAACCAAAGCAAGAAAACTACGCAAATAACGAAAAGGTAGTATCTATGAGTACAGCTAGTGAAGCTAGAACTAAAGCCAACAGCAAAATTGCTATTTATCAACCTAGGGTTTACTCAGATGCGAAAGTTATCGCTAAACAGCTTTTGAATAATAAAGCAGTGATCGTTAATTTCACTAATGTCAATGATCAACAATCAAAACGGATCGTGGACTTTTTGACAGGTGCAATCTATGCCATCAATGGTGAAATCAAGCGTGTCGGCGATAAGATTTTTCTTTGCACACCACCTAAGTTTGAAATCGACGGAAGCATACCAGATATAAACGAATAA
- a CDS encoding cell division protein FtsQ/DivIB — protein MKKIKIKVSKNSLIIMLVFLIVLIAYFGSPLSKVRNINVKGVNDLGAQQVINATEIDDHSNLFNVLLHHGSISKETEKKLPSIESISLRTHNLRDLTITVKERPTLGFIAKNGGYYRIINNGQIINQKLNSPIGSYPIYSNFSHKRLKQISNIYAKLAKNIQTNISEIRNAPTKLNPYRIKIDMNDGNKVIADMRTVQSKLKYYPGMASQMKKKGVIDLEIGAYSYPFKDKK, from the coding sequence TTGAAGAAGATAAAAATCAAAGTAAGTAAAAACAGTTTGATCATCATGTTAGTTTTTTTGATAGTTTTAATTGCTTATTTTGGTTCGCCCTTGAGTAAAGTTAGAAATATCAACGTCAAAGGCGTGAACGATTTAGGAGCACAGCAAGTTATCAATGCTACGGAAATTGATGACCATTCTAATTTGTTCAATGTTTTGTTGCACCACGGTTCGATTTCAAAAGAGACTGAAAAAAAATTACCATCGATTGAATCAATTTCACTGCGTACTCACAATTTGCGCGACTTGACGATTACTGTTAAGGAACGTCCAACGCTTGGGTTTATAGCCAAGAACGGTGGTTATTATCGAATCATCAACAATGGCCAGATCATTAATCAAAAACTCAATTCACCGATTGGAAGTTATCCAATTTATAGTAATTTTAGTCATAAAAGATTGAAACAAATTTCCAATATTTATGCTAAGTTGGCTAAAAACATTCAAACTAACATTTCTGAGATACGTAATGCTCCAACAAAATTGAACCCCTATCGTATCAAAATCGATATGAATGATGGCAATAAAGTGATTGCTGACATGAGGACGGTTCAGTCGAAGCTGAAATACTATCCGGGCATGGCGTCACAGATGAAGAAAAAAGGCGTTATAGATTTAGAGATCGGTGCCTATTCTTATCCCTTTAAAGACAAGAAATAG